The genome window ATTGACGCAAGCGTTCCCACGAAAAAGCAAATGTGGAAAAACGTTGTAGAACTTAAAATCCGCAATCAGGCACAACTACTAGAATCACTTGGCAAAAACGCAAACAAGCTCTTCAAATACACAAACTGCGTGCACAGCGGAGACTCAACAAATTGCGAAGGACACGCAGCGCAACTCTATTGGAAAGAACTTATGGGGAAAGGATTCGTTCGAGACCGTTTCGGAGAATATCCCAACACATTTCTAAACTACGGCTACACCATACTTCGCGCAGCCACCGCCAAAGCGTTAATGAGCAGCGGCCTACTTCCCTCTCTAGGAATTTTCCATCGAAACTATTACGACGCCTTTCCACTAGCGGATGACATTATGGAACCCTATCGACCATTCATTGATCAAGTAGTCATTAGGTTGATGAATAAAAAACAGCGTTCATTGACAAAAGAGGTTAAGCATTCCTTTCTGGAAGTTTTCTATCAAGATGTTCCATTCGGAGAACAAATGGTTCAGCTAGGCACTTG of Fibrobacter sp. UWEL contains these proteins:
- the cas1 gene encoding type II CRISPR-associated endonuclease Cas1, yielding MSKQTLVFESPVQLSLKQSQLCITYKDCPEQEHFRAIEDIAMILVDNHSVFITIPLLGVLAENNVAVVFCDQKHMPASMLMNLDANCKQQKFFRLQIDASVPTKKQMWKNVVELKIRNQAQLLESLGKNANKLFKYTNCVHSGDSTNCEGHAAQLYWKELMGKGFVRDRFGEYPNTFLNYGYTILRAATAKALMSSGLLPSLGIFHRNYYDAFPLADDIMEPYRPFIDQVVIRLMNKKQRSLTKEVKHSFLEVFYQDVPFGEQMVQLGTCLNYTASSVAKFFAAETKTLSYPRIICG